From Candidatus Eisenbacteria bacterium:
GCGAGCTCGATGGGGGCGCCGCTGCGGCCGGCCTGTACCTGGCGCGGCTCTCGACCCCGGTCGGCTCGAGCAGCGCGCGCGCGCTGTGGACGCCGGGTCGCTAGGGTTTCGGCGCGAGTTCTTCGGGCGGCTTCACGCGGCGAAACGCACCCCACAGCATGAGGTCGTAGCTGATCTTGAGCCCCGCGCCGACCGCCAGCGCCGCACTCGATGACGCCCCTCCGAGCAACAGGCCCGCGGCCGCCGGTCCGATCGCCCATGCGGTGGTGCGCACCAGAGCGGTGATCCCGGCGGCGGTGGTGCGTTCGTCCGGCCGCACGATGGCCATGACGTAGGACTGGCGGGTCGGCACGTCCATTTCGACCAGGCCTTCGCGCAGCAGAAACAGGATCGAGGCGACGAGGAAGTTGGGCGCGATCGAGACCGAAGCGAGCAGCAGGCTCGACGGAATGTGCGTGAACACCATGGTGTTCAGGAGTCCGATGCGGCGGCTCAACCATGCGGCGCCGAAGTGAGAGAGCGCGTTGAGCACCCGCGCGCCGAAGAACAGGGGCCCAAGCTGGCTCTCGCTCGCCCCGAAGCGAGTCGCGAAGATGAGCGAGAGGGCCGCGGTGGTGAGGAAGCCACCGCCCAGGCTGTCGACGAATGAGAGTGCCGACCAGCGAATCAACCGCGGGCGGGTCTCGGGAGAGATGTGGAGGCGTGGCGCACCTTCCGCTTCGGCTTGCGAGGACAGCGCCAGCGCGAATGCTGCGCAGACCAGCGAGAGCACCGCGTGCATGACCAGCACGGTGCGAAGCGACGCGATCGAGGCGACCGGATCACCACCGAACCACAGCGCAGGGGCCGCCGATAGCAGCGCGCCCAGGGCGTGGCCGAGATCCTGCGCCACGTTGTAGCGCGCGAACACCGAGGTGCGTTCGTGATCGGACGTGGTCGCCGGAATGATCGCCTGCTCGAGCACCAGCTGAGCGCCGCGATCACGCCCCATGCCATTGATCATGCCGATGAACGCGGTCCCGGCCAGAAGCCAGGGCCCCGAGGCCCATGCGAACGCGAGGGTGCCCGCGGCGGTGAGAATGCCGAGCGCGACCAGCGTACGGCGACGACCGACGCGATCGGATGCGAGCGTGACCACTGTGAGGGCGATCGCAATACCGGCGAGCCCGCTCGCAAGCACGTTTCCGAGTGCGGCACCGCCGAGCCCGACGCGCGCGAGATAGAGCCCCGCCACCACACCGACCATGCCGGTGCCGGTCGCCCTCAGGAACGCCATCAGGTAGATGAGGCGACGGTCGCGGGTGGAGTGGAGGGGAGGCGGGCTGGTGATGGGCGGAATCCTCGGGTGGGCGGGGGATTCTGCCATAGCGGGTGGCGGTCAGATGATGGGCAGTCCGATACCTGCTGGAGTGATCATGCCGAAGGCGCAAGCTGTGGACGAGTCCAGTTCCAAGCTGTCTGCTTGGCGGGGACGCTTACGGTTGCCGTTGGCGTCGTCGGTGTAGACGGTGGTAGTGCCGCCCTGACGAGCGAGCGACCCGAAACGCCGAGTCGCTCACTCGCTGAGGCGCCGAATCCAGCCGTTACCTGGCCAGCGTGCGCCGCAGCCGCGCGGCTGCTGCCTTGGTCGCCACCGGATCGCGAGCCTCCACGGCCGCCAGCACTGCCCGTACGTCCGCTTCGATGGGTGCTGCTTCGGACGAAGT
This genomic window contains:
- a CDS encoding MFS transporter translates to MAFLRATGTGMVGVVAGLYLARVGLGGAALGNVLASGLAGIAIALTVVTLASDRVGRRRTLVALGILTAAGTLAFAWASGPWLLAGTAFIGMINGMGRDRGAQLVLEQAIIPATTSDHERTSVFARYNVAQDLGHALGALLSAAPALWFGGDPVASIASLRTVLVMHAVLSLVCAAFALALSSQAEAEGAPRLHISPETRPRLIRWSALSFVDSLGGGFLTTAALSLIFATRFGASESQLGPLFFGARVLNALSHFGAAWLSRRIGLLNTMVFTHIPSSLLLASVSIAPNFLVASILFLLREGLVEMDVPTRQSYVMAIVRPDERTTAAGITALVRTTAWAIGPAAAGLLLGGASSSAALAVGAGLKISYDLMLWGAFRRVKPPEELAPKP